DNA from Leptospira harrisiae:
ATCTACCTTGGCTCCAAATTCAGATTCGAGAACTGTTCCCACATCTTTATCACAATTGGATCCAGGAAAGGTAACCACTCGGACCTTCATACTTTCTCCACAACCAACCGGTACGTTTCAATGACTTGGTTCACAAGAACAGATTCACAAATTTCTTTTGCAAGTGTTTCTGCCTCGGCCTGTGATCCGGCATTTATTTTCATTTCAATGTATTTTCCCACTCGGAGGTCGGAAACAGAGTTTTTCCCTTGGTCATGAAGGGTACGGAGAACGGTTTGGCCTTGGGGATCAAGAACCGATTCTTTGAGAGTAACGTTTATTTTTGCGACAAACATAGCGTGATTTTATCTTCCAATTCCAAGTATTTTTTACGTAGTTCTAGGATCAAGGATTCGGGCAATGCAGGAGGTGGAGGATTTTTGTCCCAATCTGTTGATTCGAGCCAATTCCTGAGAATTTGTTTATCAAAAC
Protein-coding regions in this window:
- the purS gene encoding phosphoribosylformylglycinamidine synthase subunit PurS gives rise to the protein MFVAKINVTLKESVLDPQGQTVLRTLHDQGKNSVSDLRVGKYIEMKINAGSQAEAETLAKEICESVLVNQVIETYRLVVEKV